In Morganella morganii, the following are encoded in one genomic region:
- a CDS encoding phosphoenolpyruvate hydrolase family protein, translating to MPLSRDALLKKFNDMISRGEPIIGGGAGTGLSAKCEEAGGIDLIVIYNSGRYRMAGRGSLAGLLAYGNANEIVMDMAKEVLPVVKHTPVLAGVNGTDPFCQFDKFLDDIKATGFSGVQNFPTVGLIDGKFRANLEETGMGYALEVEMIRKAHEKDLLTTPYVFSREDAIAMTEAGADILVPHMGLTTGGNIGAETATTLDDCVEMINDWAKAAKAVRPDIIVLCHGGPIATPEDAQYILDRCPDCHGFYGASSMERLPTEVALKATTEAFKNITR from the coding sequence ATGCCACTTTCCCGTGACGCATTACTGAAAAAATTCAATGACATGATTTCACGCGGCGAGCCGATTATCGGCGGCGGTGCCGGTACCGGTCTGTCAGCAAAATGTGAGGAAGCCGGCGGTATCGATCTCATCGTTATCTATAACTCCGGCCGTTACCGCATGGCAGGACGCGGCTCACTGGCCGGTCTGCTGGCTTACGGTAATGCCAACGAAATCGTCATGGATATGGCAAAAGAAGTGCTGCCGGTCGTGAAACATACGCCGGTTCTGGCGGGTGTCAACGGCACGGATCCGTTCTGTCAGTTTGATAAATTCCTGGACGATATCAAAGCCACCGGGTTTTCCGGCGTGCAGAACTTCCCGACAGTCGGCCTGATCGACGGTAAATTCCGCGCCAATCTGGAAGAAACCGGCATGGGTTATGCGCTGGAAGTGGAGATGATCCGCAAGGCACATGAAAAAGATCTGCTGACCACACCGTATGTCTTCAGTCGTGAAGATGCCATTGCCATGACCGAAGCCGGTGCGGATATTCTTGTGCCGCATATGGGTCTGACCACCGGCGGTAATATCGGGGCGGAAACCGCCACCACGCTGGATGACTGTGTTGAGATGATCAATGACTGGGCGAAAGCGGCCAAAGCTGTCCGTCCGGATATTATTGTATTGTGTCACGGCGGCCCTATCGCGACCCCGGAAGATGCACAATACATTTTAGATCGCTGCCCGGACTGCCACGGTTTTTACGGTGCCAGTTCCATGGAGCGTTTACCGACAGAAGTGGCATTAAAAGCCACCACAGAAGCGTTTAAAAATATAACAAGATAA